A single genomic interval of Arachis duranensis cultivar V14167 chromosome 7, aradu.V14167.gnm2.J7QH, whole genome shotgun sequence harbors:
- the LOC107459293 gene encoding GDSL esterase/lipase At2g42990-like, whose protein sequence is MEKILCYSLFVFQIHFLLHSSSANNNNNYNKNKVPAIIVFGDSSVDSGNNNFIPTIARSNFEPYGRDFPDGNPTGRFSNGKIAPDFISEAFGLMPTVPAYLDPSYSISDFANGVCFASAGTGFDNATSNVVDVIPLWKEIEYYKEYQRKLRTYLGEEKANEIFKEALYLVSIGTNDFLENYYTLPQRRCQFKKVQQYEDFLIGLAENFFKEIYHLGARKISLTGLPPMGCLPLERAINIMEFHGCVEEYNNVALEFNGKLGWLVSKLNKDLPGLQLVDANAYDILLQIVTQPSRFGFEVAQVGCCGTGRFEMSYLCDPKSPFTCSDANKYVFWDAFHPSEKTSQIVSNYLIEKYLAKFR, encoded by the exons AtggaaaaaattttgtgttattCATTATTTGTGTTTCAAATTCATTTCCTTTTACATAGTAGCAGtgccaataataataataattacaacaAAAACAAGGTTCCAGCAATAATAGTGTTTGGAGACTCATCAGTTGATTCTGGTAACAACAACTTCATTCCAACAATTGCAAGGAGCAACTTTGAGCCATATGGGCGTGATTTTCCTGATGGAAACCCAACAGGGAGATTCTCAAATGGAAAAATTGCCCCTGATTTTATCTCTGAGGCCTTTGGTCTTATGCCAACTGTTCCTGCATACTTAGATCCGTCTTATAGTATTTCAGATTTTGCTAATGGTGTTTGTTTTGCATCTGCTGGAACTGGATTTGACAATGCTACTTCAAATGTTGTT GATGTGATACCTCtgtggaaagaaattgaatacTACAAGGAGTACCAAAGAAAATTAAGGACATATCTTGGTGAGGAGAAAGCTAATGAAATATTCAAAGAAGCATTATATTTAGTTAGCATAGGTACAAATGATTTTCTAGAGAACTATTACACACTCCCTCAACGTAGGTGCCAATTTAAAAAAGTTCAACAATACGAGGATTTTCTAATTGGACTAGCAGAGAATTTTTTTAAGGAAATTTATCATCTTGGAGCAAGAAAAATTTCTCTGACAGGATTGCCTCCTATGGGGTGTTTGCCATTGGAAAGAGCCATAAACATTATGGAATTTCATGGTTGTGTGGAGGAATACAATAACGTGGCTTTGGAATTTAATGGCAAATTAGGATGGTTAGTCAGTAAACTTAACAAAGACCTTCCTGGGCTTCAATTAGTTGATGCAAATGCATATGATATCCTTTTGCAGATTGTTACACAGCCTTCTCGTTTTG GTTTTGAGGTTGCGCAAGTTGGATGTTGTGGAACAGGGAGATTTGAGATGAGTTACTTATGCGACCCAAAAAGTCCATTTACATGCTCAGATGCaaataaatatgtattttgGGATGCCTTTCACCCTTCGGAGAAAACAAGTCAGATAGTCTCTAactatttaattgaaaaatatttagcAAAGTTCCGTTAA